The Carassius auratus strain Wakin chromosome 27, ASM336829v1, whole genome shotgun sequence genome includes a region encoding these proteins:
- the LOC113045897 gene encoding calponin-2-like isoform X2 — translation MSQFNRGPAYGFSAEVKSKIAQKYDPQREEELRIWIEDVTGRSIGDDFQKGLKNGVILCELINKLRPGSVKKINQSSQNWHQLENLTNFIKAITTYGLKPHDIFEANDLFENGNMTQVQTTLLALAGMAKTKGIHSSVDIGVKYAERQERAFDEEKMKAGQCVIGLQMGTNKCASQAGMNAYGTRRHLYDPKSHILPPMDHSTISLQMGTNKGASQSGMTAPGTRRAIYDQKLGTDKCDNSTMSLQMGFAQGANQSGQNFGLGRQIYDAKYCPKGAPSASGEADAGYVDYQDEGYQGYQDDGQDY, via the exons TGAAAAGCAAG ATTGCACAGAAATATGACCCGCAGAGAGAGGAAGAGTTACGAATTTGGATCGAGGATGTTACTGGGCGCTCAATTGGAGATGACTTTCAGAAAGGGTTAAAAAACGGTGTCATACTCTGCGA GCTCATAAACAAACTTCGGCCAGGGTCAGTGAAAAAGATCAACCAATCCTCACAAAACTGGCATCAG CTGGAGAACCTGACCAACTTCATTAAAGCGATCACCACATACGGGCTCAAGCCTCACGATATCTTTGAAGCCAATGATCTGTTTGAGAATGGAAACATGACACAGGTTCAGACCACCCTCCTGGCTCTTGCTGGCATG GCTAAAACCAAGGGCATCCACTCGAGTGTAGACATTGGAGTGAAGTATGCAGAGAGACAGGAGAGGGCATTTGATGAGGAGAAAATGAAAGCCGGACAATGTGTCATTGGATTACAG ATGGGAACAAATAAATGTGCAAGTCAAGCTGGAATGAATGCCTATGGTACCAGAAGACACCTGTATGATCCCAAATCACACATTTTACCACCAATGGACCATTCAACCATCAGTCTGCAGATGGGCACCAACAAGGGTGCTAGCCAA TCTGGTATGACCGCTCCAGGAACCCGTCGTGCCATCTACGACCAGAAATTAGGCACTGACAAGTGTGACAACTCCACAATGTCTCTACAAATGGGCTTTGCTCAAGGCGCCAACCAGAGCGGGCAGAATTTTGGGCTTGGCCGTCAGATCTATGATGCCAAATACTGCCCCAAAGGTGCACCCAGCGCAAGCGGAGAAGCTGACGCTGGCTATGTGGATTACCAAGACGAGGGCTACCAGGGTTACCAGGATGATGGTCAAGATTACTGA
- the LOC113045897 gene encoding calponin-2-like isoform X1, whose product MSQFNRGPAYGFSAEVKSKIAQKYDPQREEELRIWIEDVTGRSIGDDFQKGLKNGVILCELINKLRPGSVKKINQSSQNWHQLENLTNFIKAITTYGLKPHDIFEANDLFENGNMTQVQTTLLALAGMVSPVESYNFTGEQPNADISVYNKRFSLCLQAKTKGIHSSVDIGVKYAERQERAFDEEKMKAGQCVIGLQMGTNKCASQAGMNAYGTRRHLYDPKSHILPPMDHSTISLQMGTNKGASQSGMTAPGTRRAIYDQKLGTDKCDNSTMSLQMGFAQGANQSGQNFGLGRQIYDAKYCPKGAPSASGEADAGYVDYQDEGYQGYQDDGQDY is encoded by the exons TGAAAAGCAAG ATTGCACAGAAATATGACCCGCAGAGAGAGGAAGAGTTACGAATTTGGATCGAGGATGTTACTGGGCGCTCAATTGGAGATGACTTTCAGAAAGGGTTAAAAAACGGTGTCATACTCTGCGA GCTCATAAACAAACTTCGGCCAGGGTCAGTGAAAAAGATCAACCAATCCTCACAAAACTGGCATCAG CTGGAGAACCTGACCAACTTCATTAAAGCGATCACCACATACGGGCTCAAGCCTCACGATATCTTTGAAGCCAATGATCTGTTTGAGAATGGAAACATGACACAGGTTCAGACCACCCTCCTGGCTCTTGCTGGCATGGTAAGCCCTGTCGAATCCTATAATTTCACAGGAGAACAGCCTAACGCTGATATTTCGGTCTATAATAAGAGATTCTCCCTGTGTTTACAGGCTAAAACCAAGGGCATCCACTCGAGTGTAGACATTGGAGTGAAGTATGCAGAGAGACAGGAGAGGGCATTTGATGAGGAGAAAATGAAAGCCGGACAATGTGTCATTGGATTACAG ATGGGAACAAATAAATGTGCAAGTCAAGCTGGAATGAATGCCTATGGTACCAGAAGACACCTGTATGATCCCAAATCACACATTTTACCACCAATGGACCATTCAACCATCAGTCTGCAGATGGGCACCAACAAGGGTGCTAGCCAA TCTGGTATGACCGCTCCAGGAACCCGTCGTGCCATCTACGACCAGAAATTAGGCACTGACAAGTGTGACAACTCCACAATGTCTCTACAAATGGGCTTTGCTCAAGGCGCCAACCAGAGCGGGCAGAATTTTGGGCTTGGCCGTCAGATCTATGATGCCAAATACTGCCCCAAAGGTGCACCCAGCGCAAGCGGAGAAGCTGACGCTGGCTATGTGGATTACCAAGACGAGGGCTACCAGGGTTACCAGGATGATGGTCAAGATTACTGA